One genomic region from Asterias amurensis chromosome 7, ASM3211899v1 encodes:
- the LOC139939944 gene encoding integrator complex subunit 10-like has protein sequence MVIPPSVVHLVKHNSLVYPYAVVDVGECWEQDCWCTVKKIHEMDGENDPSFGPKWLVEQAQKCLKYDPDASKSLLITARTLHPQNLGIQFEAYCIEKRARNTHPASLLLLEMFEQFKEEVVLWDELHTITGALKTHNDDENGVFLQGVFGALPDQTQYDILLLSADHCKDILEKCKLKLLLIKRFPAAIVEHGIPLVDMLIEAEKTEGEKQATNRFRRVMVCEVLPTICASKEVNCAPKQYYKWLQKAIEFYTVYASQPAWKSDQKGAKGPPTPLMSPGIKSAGAKGHGFGFSELVRPWESLHRLLAMIANKCGWDSKFVPDEERPFTVNWLHINENYSRAKGNDSVNIRKPVFYSTLVLYLQAVHGYASAVDPEQFASTSTGSSHISSLVLLEDLECRRRIKKHHKHAHKKRKLDSMDKEGDSDSSDDPGFHFPVATIRVNKPAGVTQEVIDMFQTAVDCWQLLYSNESFEKDLNWLLSRWKAESWQWFTSFQIDRLLYKAEFGQALRMLQEQYKKLSTIQHIEGNQQLLKTLLQTAACYFRLSQHSNACEMTLNAVCHLTLSSKDLPYNGQSSTTDKMLSKNMRQLPLVTCTAPALLPYFIQLLLLCYKKKVFHHAETEDMALGHMLVLMQYDWPREEVLFQDLIKKLKKQGSFFYPAFFQYIINIDMLEEFAFLKTDSGGKLQLDLLPPNPSVMRQRTVTRNITKGGKEEFRVAMEKQVSRCGENIDMLMRTFLTNERDSLQQLLM, from the exons ATGGTCATACCGCCCTCTGTAGTTCATCTAGtaaaacataatagtctggttTATCCCTATGCTGTTGTAGACGTTGGTGAATGCTGGGAACAAGACTGCTGGTGCACCgtgaaaaaaatacatgaaatggACGGTGAAAATGACCCTAGTTTCGGCCCGAAATGGCTTGTAGAACAAGCACAGAAATGCCTGAAGTATGATCCGGATGCTTCAAAATCATTGCTGATCACAGCCAGAACGCTGCATCCACAGAACCTAGGAATTCAG TTTGAGGCATACTGCATTGAGAAAAGAGCAAGAAACACACACCCAGCTTCGCTGCTACTTCTGGAGAT GTTTGAGCAGTTTAAGGAAGAGGTTGTGTTATGGGATGAACTACATACAATAACAGGAGCATTGAAGACACACAATGATGATGAAAATGGAGTATTTCTACAAG GTGTATTTGGAGCTCTCCCTGACCAGACACAGTATGATATCTTGCTACTTAGTGCAG ACCACTGCAAGGATATCTTGGAGAAATGTAAACTGAAGTTACTATTGATCAAGCGTTTCCCAGCAGCTATTGTTGAGCATGGG ATACCATTGGTAGATATGCTGATAGAAGCAGAGAAGACCGAAGGTGAAAAGCAGGCAACCAATCGCTTCCGCCGTGTCATGG TTTGTGAAGTCCTCCCCACTATCTGTGCAAGTAAGGAGGTGAACTGCGCCCCCAAGCAGTACTACAAATGGCTTCAGAAAGCCATCGAGTTCTACACAGTGTACGCTTCCCAGCCAGCTTGGAAGTCCGATCAGAAGGGGGCAAAGGGACCCCCAACTCCCCTCATGTCACCAGGGATCAAGTCGGCAGGAGCCAAAGGGCATGGATTTGGGTTTAGTGAGCTGGTTAGGCCATGGGAAAGCCTTCATAGACTGCTGGCTATGATTGCAAATAAATGTGGATGGGACTCCAAGTTTGTACCAGATGAGGAGAG ACCATTCACAGTGAACTGGCTCCATATAAACGAGAATTACAGCCGAGCCAAAGGGAATGACTCAGTCAACATTCGTAAGCCTGTCTTCTACTCTACGCTGGTTCTCTACCTACAGGCAGTACATGGGTATGCCAGTGCTGTAGATCCTGAACAGTTTGCTA GTACCAGCACAGGTTCAAGCCATATCTCATCCCTAGTACTCCTTGAAGATCTAGAGTGTAGGAGAAGGATCAAGAAACATCACAAGCACGCTCACAAGAAGAGGAAACTGGATAGCATGGACAAAGAG GGAGATTCAGACAGTTCCGATGACCCCGGATTTCATTTCCCTGTTGCTACGATACGGGTAAACAAACCAGCAGGGGTCACACAGGAGGTCATTGACATGTTCCAGACGGCAGTTGATTGCTGGCAACTTCTCTACTCGAATGAATCTTTTGAAAAAG ATTTAAATTGGTTACTCTCGAGATGGAAGGCGGAGTCGTGGCAGTGGTTTACATCATTTCAGATTGACCGGTTGTTGTATAAG GCTGAGTTTGGGCAAGCATTAAGGATGCTTCAGGAGCAGTACAAGAAATTATCCACGATACAACACATAGAGGGCAACCAG caaCTTCTGAAGACCCTCTTGCAGACCGCAGCTTGCTACTTTAGATTGAGCCAGCATTCC AATGCCTGTGAGATGACCCTGAATGCTGTATGTCACCTGACCCTCTCATCAAAGGACCTACCCTATAATGGTCAGAGTAGCACAACGGACAAGATGCTAAGCAAGAATATGAGACAACTTCCACTGGTAACCTGCACAGCACCGGCTCTCCTTCCATACTTCATTCAGCTCTTATTACTCTGCTACAAG AAGAAAGTTTTTCACCACGCGGAGACAGAAGACATGGCTCTTGGTCACATGCTGGTGTTAATGCAATATGATTGGCCGAGAGAAGAGGTTTTGTTTCAAGATCTCATCAAGAAGCTGAAGAAGCAAGGGAGTTTCTTCTATCCTGCATTCTTCCAGTATATTATAA ACATTGACATGCTGGAGGAGTTTGCTTTCTTGAAGACAGATTCTGGAGGGAAGTTGCAGCTGGATCTGCTGCCTCCAAACCCCTCGGTCATGAG GCAAAGGACTGTCACTCGTAACATCACCAAAGGGGGAAAGGAAGAGTTCCGCGTTGCCATGGAGAAACAGGTGTCGCGTTGTGGGGAGAACATTGATATGCTAATGAGAACATTCCTGACCAATGAGAGGGACTCGTTGCAACAATTGCTGATGTAA